Proteins encoded together in one Brienomyrus brachyistius isolate T26 unplaced genomic scaffold, BBRACH_0.4 scaffold75, whole genome shotgun sequence window:
- the cdk12 gene encoding LOW QUALITY PROTEIN: cyclin-dependent kinase 12 (The sequence of the model RefSeq protein was modified relative to this genomic sequence to represent the inferred CDS: deleted 5 bases in 4 codons), which yields MPGSDRHHGSKRKPDPSASLQPPPASGTGGAYQPLLSPHSSAANMTSRDGKLLSKSSASSSSSSSSSKRKRHKSSKHGRESSALSPAAAFAALGSAPPPAVSAIKPLVEYDDISSDSDTFSDPPASRPSADRRGGERLEADLDYGKDEGGGAGGSRDGRVHKHRHPRKKSKDSHRAKDSAESCGSSKKKSSRDREKGSSGKSKEKVASVATLSSGSRQPAQIEGDLVLKRAKLPQSVLAQPGASVSSTASSSSSSRSKDDAGRSAKPRKDKQQRREGSGEHGSSQKERADKGHRKSKSYKASPKRRPSSRGSPRRKALASIQSPSPKRGGADSPLGGSYSLDVEESYHHRRRQAQQSPSPYREVSRRSRQRSDSPYGGRQRSSSYERDSSPYSSRKRSSLSPYGNRRSSSLSPMSRRSARSRSRSPGPFSSSSSRRSSSRSRNKKHSSAGGGGGSHSSRPPSRSPSTSCLPLNSSLGAELSRRKKERQAAAAAATRASSPNAKRPVKPEPEPPDREKAPPADPTPQAPPLAPPPLPPANQRGEEKTSAPPLPPFSSPPPPLPPSQTPPLPPPLPPSPATLHQPPLPLPEVAQPASTHTTPSSASSSSSSAAQPKSPAVLPTRSPARQPPPMKTSTLPPLPLPPMLLGEQDSPKKTPPQRPHKKEKEVRSRPLLSDLPLPPILAGGDSSPPQSPVQKAPPSLQPVFKKRPKFCCPRYGERKHTQSDWGKRCVDKFDIIGIIGEGTYGQVYKAKDKDTGELVALKKVRLDNEKEGFPITAIREIKILRQLNHRSVVNMKEIVTDKQDALDFKKDKGAFYLVFEYMDHDLMGLLESGLVQFSHEHVRSFMRQLMEGLDYCHKKNFLHRDIKCSNILLNNSGQIKLADFGLARLYNSEESRPYTNKVITLWYRPPELLLGEERYSPAIDVWSCGCILGELFTKKPIFQANQELLQLELISRLCGSPCPAVWPDVIKLPYFNTMKPKKQYRRRLREEFSFLPTAALDLLDHMLTLDPGRRCTAEQALHSDFLIDVEPSKMAPPDLPHWQDCHELWSKKRRRQRQSGLPEDVPKVPRKDPAGPPSGENSRPPASPAGAPPPAAAPGRSQSSGTGDNQLAGLGAATEQLNQSELAVLLNLLQRQTDLSLPQVAQLLSVSAHPESQRQLENLSQSLSVLSEPSHQQGAPLRAELEEEPAGAPEEPPEPAPPADPSLSQEDQANFLALLLGQLIKPAGEGAEQADESNGVQSEEPVPRGAAAGDRKDSAVRRRKPVSVGQGPLPSERRPPLPQGRPPAAFLGPLHPAGESHTGEDINPAVAAALLQLLSQPDTDPRPLLEDSQPGHKDEMSVEGRAVARSSQQQGAPVSWTQPSDSPKSPETQLCGEPVPTLSTAAQFPRDQDFRFAHGAPAKPGVPGFPSNEAWGQGSKGFQGNSQPQAQGPGRGKGGPY from the exons ATGCCCGGGTCAGACCGACACCATGGAAGCAAGAGGAAGCCGGACCCCAGCGCCTCACTGCAGCCTCCGCCAGCTAGCGGCACCGGCGGGGCTTATCAGCCGCTGCTGTCGCCGCACTCCTCAGCCGCCAACATGACGAGCAGAGACGGCAAACTCCTCTCGAAGTCGTCCGCCTCCTCTTCgtcgtcctcctcctcttccaagCGGAAGCGGCACAAGTCGTCTAAGCACGGCCGGGAATCGTCGGCGCTGAGCCCGGCGGCCGCCTTTGCAGCGCTGGGCTCCGCACCGCCTCCTGCCGTCAGCGCCATCAAGCCACTTGTTGAGTATGACGACATCAGCTCGGACTCGGACACCTTCTCGGACCCCCCCGCATCCCGCCCCTCCGCAGACCGTAGAGGGGGGGAGAGGCTGGAGGCAGACTTGGATTACGGTAAGGACGAGGGGGGCGGGGCCGGCGGGAGCAGGGACGGCCGGGTACACAAGCACAGGCACCCCCGTAAGAAGTCCAAAGACTCGCACAGAGCTAAAGACTCGGCAGAGTCCTGCGGCAGCTCCAAGAAAAAGAGCAGCAGGGACCGGGAAAAAGGAAGTTCAGGGAAAAGTAAGGAGAAAGTGGCCTCCGTGGCCACCTTGTCATCTGGGTCCCGGCAGCCGGCCCAGATAGAGGGGGACCTGGTACTGAAGAGGGCCAAACTGCCCCAGAGTGTGCTGGCCCAGCCTGGGGCTAGCGTGAGCAGCACAgcgtcctcgtcctcgtcctcacgcAGTAAGGATGACGCCGGCCGCTCGGCCAAGCCACGCAAGGACAAGCAGCAGCGACGCGAGGGAAGCGGAGAGCACGGCTCCTCGCAGAAGGAGCGCGCCGACAAGGGCCACCGCAAGTCTAAGAGCTACAAGGCCAGTCCCAAGCGCCGGCCGTCCTCCAGGGGGAGCCCTCGCAGAAAGGCCCTCGCCTCCATCCAGTCCCCCAGCCCCAAACGCGGAGGTGCTGACAGCCCCTTGGGTGGGAGCTATAGCCTCGACGTGGAGGAGAGCTACCATCATCGGCGGCGACAGGCCCAGCAGAGCCCCAGCCCGTACCGGGAGGTGTCGAGGCGCAGCCGACAGCGCTCAGACAGCCCCTACGGTGGCCGGCAGCGCTCCTCCAGCTACGAGCGTGACAGCAGCCCCTACTCCTCCAGGAAACGCTCCTCGCTCAGTCCCTATGGCAACCGGAGATCCTCCAGCCTCAGTCCCATGTCCCG GCGCTCTGCTCGCTCCCGTAGTCGCTCCCCGGGCCCCTTCTCCTCGTCCTCTTCCCGGCGCTCTTCCTCACGCTCGCGTAACAAGAAGCACTCATCTGCGGGGGGCGGTGGTGGTTCCCACAGCAGCCGGCCCCCCAGCCGCTCTCCATCCACCTCCTGTCTGCCGCTCAACTCCAGTCTGGGCGCTGAGCTCAGCCGGCGGAAGAAGGAGCGACAGGCCGCTGCAGCTGCGGCCACCCGCGCATCCTCCCCCAACGCGAAGCGGCCCGTGAAGCCAGAGCCTGAGCCCCCCGACAGGGAGAAGGCCCCTCCAGCTGACCCAACTCCCCAAGCCCCGCCCTTAGCC CCACCCCCTCTCCCGCCGGCCAATCAGCGCGGAGAAGAGAAGACCTCGGCCCCGCCACTGCCACCCTTCTCCTCCCCTCCACCACCGCTGCCTCCCTCTCAGACCCCTCCCCTGCCCCCTCCTCTGCCCCCGTCACCAGCCACGCTACATCAACCGCCCCTGCCCCTCCCAGAGGTCGCACAGCCCGCCTCAACTCACACGACCCcttcctccgcttcctcctcctcatcctcggCGGCTCAGCCCAAATCCCCAGCAGTGCTGCCGACACGCAGTCCTGCCCGCCAGCCGCCCCCCATGAAGACCTCCACGCTGCCCCCCCTGCCCTTGCCGCCTATGCTGCTGGGGGAACAGGACAG CCCAAAGAAGACC CCCCCACAAAGACCGCAcaagaaggagaaggaggtgcGGAGCAGGCCGCTGCTGAGCGACCTCCCGCTA CCCCCCATTCTGGCCGGTGGAGACTCGTCACCCCCTCAATCTCCTGTCCAAAAGGCCCCACCCTCACTGCAACCCGTTTTCAAGAAGAGACCAAA GTTCTGCTGCCCCCGCTACGGCGAGCGTAAGCACACCCAGAGCGACTGGGGCAAGCGCTGTGTGGACAAGTTCGACATCATCGGCATCATCGGAGAGGGAACGTACGGACAGGTGTACAAGGCCAAGGACAAGGACACTG GCGAACTGGTAGCCCTGAAGAAGGTCCGCCTGGACAACGAGAAGGAGGGCTTCCCCATCACAGCCATCCGCGAGATCAAGATCCTGAGGCAGCTGAACCACCGCAGCGTGGTGAACATGAAGGAGATCGTCACGGACAAGCAGGACGCCCTGGACTTCAAGAAGGACAAAG GTGCCTTCTACCTGGTGTTCGAGTACATGGACCACGACCTGATGGGGCTGCTGGAGTCGGGCCTGGTGCAGTTCTCGCACGAGCACGTGCGCAGCTTCATGCGGCAGCTGATGGAGGGCCTGGATTATTGCCACAAGAAGAACTTCCTGCACCGGGACATCAAGTGCTCCAACATCCTGCTCAACAACAG cGGTCAGATCAAGCTGGCGGATTTCGGTCTGGCCCGGCTCTACAACTCGGAGGAGAG CCGGCCTTACACTAACAAGGTGATAACACTGTGGTATCGACCCCCCGAGCTGCTCCTGGGGGAGGAGAGATATTCCCCGGCCATTGACGTCTGGAGCTGCGG CTGCATCCTGGGAGAGCTCTTCACGAAGAAGCCCATTTTCCAGGCAAATCAGGAACTACTCCAGCTGGAGCTAATCAG CCGCCTCTGCGGCAGCCCCTGCCCGGCAGTCTGGCCTGATGTCATCAAGCTGCCCTACTTCAACACCATGAAGCCCAAGAAGCAGTATAGGCGGCGGCTACGCGAGGAGTTCTCTTT CCTGCCCACCGCTGCCCTCGACCTGCTGGACCACATGCTGACCCTTGACCCCGGCCGGCGCTGCACGGCAGAGCAGGCCCTCCACAGCGACTTCCTGATCGACGTAGAGCCCAGCAAGATGGCCCCGCCCGA CCTCCCGCACTGGCAGGATTGCCATGAGCTCTGGAGCAAGAAACGTAGGCGGCAACGTCAGAGCGGGCTGCCTGAGGATGTGCCCAAAGTGCCCCGCAAGGACCCCGCTGGGCCCCCCAGTGGAGAAAACAGCCGGCCCCCGGCTAGCCCCGCCGGGGCACCCCCACCTGCAGCCGCCCCGGGCCGCTCCCAGTCTTCAGGCACCGGCGACAATCAGCTGGCAG GTCTGGGCGCGGCCACGGAGCAGCTGAACCAGAGTGAGCTGGCGGTGCTCCTGAACCTTCTGCAGAGGCAGACGGACCTGAGCCTCCCGCAGGTGGCCCAGCTGCTCAGTGTGTCGGCCCACCCCGAGAGCCAACGGCAGCTGGAGAACCTCAGTCAGTCGCTGTCGGTACTCAGCGAGCCCTCCCACCAACAGGGGGCGCCGCTCCGAgccgagctggaagaggagccCGCGGGAGCGCCCGAGGAACCCCCGGAGCCCGCCCCGCCGGCCGATCCGTCCCTTAGCCAGGAGGACCAGGCTAATTTCCTGGCGCTGCTGCTGGGACAGCTGATTAAACCGGCGGGCGAGGGGGCGGAGCAAGCCGACGAGAGCAATGGCGTCCAATCAGAGGAGCCCGTCCCCCGTGGTGCCGCTGCTGGCGATCGCAAGG ACAGCGCGGTCAGAAGGCGGAAGCCGGTCAGCGTGGGCCAGGGACCTCTGCCTTCAGAGagacgcccccccctcccc cagggCCGCCCCCCCGCTGCCTTTCTCGGCCCGCTCCACCCAGCTGGCGAGTCGCACACGGGCGAGGACATCAACCCTGCAGTAGCAGCTGCCCTCCTCCAGTTACTGTCTCAGCCGGACACTGATCCCAGGCCGCTTCTAGAGGACAGCCAGCCGGGCCACAAAGACGAGATGTCTGTGGAGGGCAGGGCTGTGGCGCGGTCCTCccagcagcagggggcgcctgTGTCCTGGACTCAGCCCTCAGACTCTCCAAAATCTCCAGAGACCCAGCTCTGTGGTGAGCCCGTCCCGACCCTCAGCACAGCGGCGCAATTCCCACGGGACCAGGACTTCCGATTCGCTCACGGGGCCCCAGCCAAGCCTGGGGTCCCTGGTTTCCCTAGTAACGAGGCTTGGGGCCAGGGAAGCAAGGGCTTCCAGGGCAACAGCCAACCCCAGGCACAGGGTCCAGGCAGGGGTAAAGGGGGACCCTACTGA
- the fbxl20 gene encoding F-box/LRR-repeat protein 20 — MGKEASGGSRSRFEMFSNIDEAAINRKLPKELLLRIFSFLDVVSLCRCAQVSRAWNMLALDGSTWQQIDLFDFQRDIEGRVVENISKRCGGFLRKLSLRGCLGVGDGALRIFAQNCRSIEVLSLNGCTKITDTTCTSLSKFCPKLKHLDLSSCTSITNLSLKALSEGCPLLEHLSISWCDQMSTDGVHALVRCCPGLRGLFLKGCTQVGDEALKHIGTRCANLLTLNLQTCSQVTDEGLVAVCQGCPRLQTLCVSGCTSLTDVILNALGLNCPCLRILEVARCFHLTDVGFTTLARNCHELEKMDLEECVQITDATLIQLSIHCPRLQVLSLSHCELITDDGIRHLGCAPCAHDRLEVVELDNCPLITDASLEHLKVCHSLDRIELYDCQQISRAGIKRLRTHLPNIKVHAYFAPITPPPSVGGGRQRFCRCCVLL, encoded by the exons ATGGGGAAGGAGGCGAGCGGGGGGTCGCGCAGCCGATTCGAG ATGTTCTCGAACATCGACGAGGCGGCCATTAACAGGAAACTGCCCAAGGAGCTGCTCTTACG AATCTTCTCCTTCTTGGACGTGGTGTCGCTGTGCCGTTGTGCCCAGGTCTCGCGG gcCTGGAACATGCTTGCCCTGGATGGTAGCACCTGGCAGCAGATCGACCTATTTGACTTTCAGAGAGACATTGAG ggccGAGTGGTGGAGAACATCTCTAAGCGCTGTGGGGGCTTCCTGAGGAAGCTGAGCCTCAGGGGCTGCCTGGGCGTCGGCGACGGTGCGCTGAG GATCTTCGCCCAGAACTGCAGGAGTATCGAGGTGCTCAGCCTCAACGGCTGTACAAAGATCACCGACAC GACCTGCACCAGCCTCAGCAAGTTCTGCCCCAAGCTGAAGCACCTGGACCTGTCCTCCTGCACTTCCATCACTAATCTGTCCCTCAAAGCACTCAG TGagggctgccccctgctggagcaCCTGAGCATTTCCTGGTGTGACCAGATGTCCACAGACGGAGTACACGCGCTGGTGCGTTGCTGCCCGGGACTCCGCGGACTGTTCCTCAAGGGCTGcacacag GTGGGGGACGAGGCCCTGAAGCACATTGGGACCCGCTGTGCAAACCTGCTGACCCTAAACCTGCAGACGTGTTCG CAGGTCACGGACGAGGGACTGGTCGCCGTCTGccagggctgcccccggctgcagACTCTCTGCGTATCCGGTTGCACCAGCCTTACGGATGTCATCCTCAACGCCTTGGGCCTGAACTGCCCCTGTCTGAG gaTACTGGAGGTGGCCCGCTGCTTCCACCTCACAGACGTGGGCTTCACCACCCTGGCCCGA AACTGTCACGAGCTGGAGAAGATGGACCTGGAAGAGTGCGTGCAG ATCACAGACGCCACGCTAATCCAGCTGTCTATCCACTGCCCCCGGTTGCAGGTCCTG AGCCTGTCCCACTGCGAGCTGATCACGGACGACGGCATCAGACACCTGGGCTGCGCGCCATGCGCCCACGATCGGCTGGAGGTGGTGGAGTTGGACAACTGCCCTCTGATCACCGACGCCTCCCTGGAGCACCTGAAAGTCTGCCACAGCCTGGACCGCATCGAGCTCTACGACTGCCAGCAGATCAGCCGCGCTGGCATCAAGAGGCTCCGG ACCCATTTGCCAAACATCAAAGTGCATGCCTACTTcgctcccatcactcctccccCGTCTGTCGGGGGGGGCCGTCAGAGGTTCTGCCGCTGCTGTGTTCTGCTGTGA